From the Oleiphilus messinensis genome, one window contains:
- a CDS encoding Crp/Fnr family transcriptional regulator: protein MNSALTTANIRDILTRGNWFSGLNDHLQQQLFKLGKQIKLQSGERLFSRGDQPCGLYAVLSGNIRITGTGINGKEAILTLVEAPQWFGEIALFDNQARTHDAMAESSCLLWNIPQNKLTDLLYQHPEYWQDFGKLLTHKLRLAFQLIEDVALLPALPRLARRLLIMGEESDPGNICLSIPQEVLGSMLGISRQTTNQILKELEQKGIIRLARSQIEILDPARLQQIAGNMLSA, encoded by the coding sequence ATGAATTCAGCGCTCACAACTGCTAACATACGAGACATTCTCACCCGGGGAAACTGGTTTTCAGGGCTGAATGATCATCTTCAACAGCAGCTGTTCAAATTGGGCAAGCAGATCAAACTGCAAAGCGGAGAGCGATTGTTTTCCCGGGGTGACCAGCCCTGTGGTCTATATGCGGTATTATCCGGAAACATCCGGATAACCGGCACTGGTATAAATGGCAAAGAGGCCATATTAACCTTGGTAGAAGCGCCCCAATGGTTCGGCGAAATAGCCTTGTTTGACAACCAGGCGCGCACCCACGATGCCATGGCTGAAAGCAGCTGCCTGCTGTGGAATATTCCCCAGAATAAATTAACAGATTTATTGTATCAACATCCTGAATATTGGCAGGATTTCGGCAAGCTCCTTACCCATAAACTTCGTCTGGCGTTTCAACTCATTGAGGACGTCGCGCTGCTTCCTGCTCTCCCACGACTGGCCCGGCGCTTGTTAATAATGGGCGAAGAGAGCGATCCGGGCAATATATGCCTGTCCATCCCGCAGGAAGTATTGGGATCCATGCTTGGCATATCCAGGCAAACGACCAATCAAATTCTCAAGGAACTTGAACAAAAGGGCATTATTCGTCTGGCCCGCTCCCAGATCGAGATTCTCGATCCCGCCCGACTGCAACAGATCGCAGGCAATATGCTTTCAGCCTAG
- a CDS encoding Mpo1 family 2-hydroxy fatty acid dioxygenase, which yields MKSLTQHLTQYAAYHRDKRNIATHFIGIPMIVFAVMILLSRPGFDLAGALISPALLVAFASIYFYLKLDTRFGVVMGLLFTIGLWSAAPIAQASTSTWLGWGIGLFFIGWVIQFIGHYYEGRKPAFVDDLVGLIVGPLFVVAELGFMLGMRNEVRREIEQEVGPTILRDMNAKTPS from the coding sequence GTGAAGTCACTCACTCAACACCTCACTCAATATGCAGCTTATCACCGCGATAAACGGAATATCGCAACCCATTTCATCGGTATTCCAATGATCGTATTCGCGGTGATGATACTCCTCTCCCGTCCAGGGTTTGACCTTGCCGGTGCGTTGATATCACCCGCATTGCTGGTCGCATTCGCATCAATTTATTTTTACTTAAAGCTGGATACCCGGTTTGGTGTCGTAATGGGCCTGTTGTTCACCATCGGTCTCTGGTCTGCAGCGCCAATCGCCCAAGCATCAACCAGTACCTGGCTGGGCTGGGGCATCGGGCTGTTCTTTATCGGCTGGGTCATCCAGTTTATTGGTCATTACTACGAGGGCCGCAAACCTGCCTTTGTTGATGACCTGGTCGGCCTGATTGTGGGTCCACTTTTCGTGGTCGCTGAACTCGGGTTCATGCTCGGCATGCGAAATGAGGTCCGCCGGGAAATCGAGCAGGAAGTAGGCCCCACCATCCTTAGAGACATGAACGCAAAAACGCCTTCATAA
- a CDS encoding DUF3291 domain-containing protein, translated as MHLAQFNIAKCKAPLDDPLMKPFVDNLERINRLAEQSDGFIWRLQDESGAATDFSIYTDPNIIVNLSVWDSVDALKQFVYTTEHLQFLQQKSQWFEKLPLANLVLWWIPENYEPPLQEAKDRLTQLQHQGDRADAFSFRHVFERPGS; from the coding sequence GTGCACCTCGCCCAATTTAATATTGCTAAATGCAAAGCACCACTTGATGATCCCTTGATGAAACCGTTTGTTGATAATCTGGAACGAATTAATCGTTTGGCTGAGCAGAGTGATGGTTTTATCTGGCGTTTACAGGATGAATCGGGTGCTGCTACGGATTTCAGTATCTATACTGACCCCAATATCATCGTCAATCTTTCAGTGTGGGATTCTGTGGATGCTTTGAAGCAGTTTGTGTATACAACCGAGCATCTCCAGTTTTTGCAACAAAAGTCACAGTGGTTTGAAAAACTGCCTCTGGCCAATCTGGTCTTGTGGTGGATTCCCGAGAATTATGAACCCCCATTGCAGGAAGCCAAAGATCGATTGACGCAACTCCAGCATCAGGGCGACAGGGCTGATGCTTTCAGCTTTCGTCACGTTT
- a CDS encoding DUF2505 domain-containing protein, with protein sequence MEINVAHPYPVSADNLFNFLFNEQNIIRKHETLGVKNLRVNQCDWSESEGTIQLTKDVQPRGDMPSVLQKLQPGTTTMKQVENWRKNSDGEFCCDYQVELIGVPANLKGTMVIKPDGEASVIHVSLGIQCKVPLIGKTIAQFIAKDSQIQMESEYEVNQSLILAN encoded by the coding sequence ATGGAAATCAATGTTGCTCATCCTTATCCTGTCAGTGCGGATAATTTGTTCAACTTTCTGTTCAACGAGCAGAACATTATCCGCAAGCATGAAACATTAGGTGTTAAAAATCTGCGGGTAAATCAGTGTGACTGGAGCGAGAGCGAAGGCACCATCCAACTCACAAAAGATGTGCAGCCACGGGGTGATATGCCCAGTGTCCTGCAAAAATTGCAACCGGGTACCACCACCATGAAGCAGGTGGAAAACTGGCGCAAGAACAGCGATGGTGAATTTTGTTGCGATTATCAGGTAGAACTGATTGGCGTACCGGCCAATTTGAAAGGCACCATGGTCATCAAGCCGGATGGCGAAGCCTCCGTCATCCATGTTTCCCTGGGCATTCAGTGCAAGGTGCCACTTATCGGGAAAACCATCGCGCAGTTCATTGCCAAAGACTCTCAAATCCAAATGGAATCCGAGTACGAAGTCAATCAGAGTCTGATCCTGGCAAACTAA